The following nucleotide sequence is from Gemmatimonadaceae bacterium.
CCGGCGTCCGCGCGACGAGCGGCTTCACGAACGGCACCCACGTGTCCACGTCCTGTTGCTGCTGCCGCTGGAACGCGATGAACACGACGTTGCGCTCGCCGGCAAAATCACGGGGAAGGGTGAAGGTCTTCCGCTCGAGATTCTCCGACGTGACGACGGGGAATCGTACGCTGTCGGAGGCGAGGGCGAGGCAGAGTGAGAGTGCGGCAATCATGGAGATGGTGGATGGCAGAAGGCGGAAGGCGGATGGCAGAAGGCGGATGGCGGATGTTCATCTCACTAACGATTGAGGGCCGGGAGAGAGTTCCTCTCCCGGCCCTCATCTGCCATCCGCCTTCTGCCATCCGCCATCCCTCTAGTAGCGCACAATCTCCTGATACGCTTCGAGGAACGTGGCCGTCTGCGGCAGTATCGCGTCCTCAAGGGAAGGCGCATACCCCACCCACACGTCCTGCGATGCCACGCGCTTGACGGGCGCATCGAGCCAGGCAAAGCATTCGTCAGCGATGCGCGCGGCGATCTCGGCGCCGTAGCCCCACGAGATAGAATCCTCGTACGCGACGATCACGCGCCCCGTCTTTCGCACCGACGCGTAGGCCGTCTCCTGGTCCCACGGCTGCAGCGTGCGGAGGTCGATCACCTCCACGCTCGGCCCACCCGCATCGGCCGCCTGATTGGCCGCGGCCAGCGCGCGCTGCACGGTGGCGCCGTACGTCACGACGGTGACGTCCGTCCCCTCGCGCAGGGTCTTGGCCTTGCCGAAGGGGATCATGTAACCCGGACCCGGATTCCGCCCCTTGTTGTACGTCTGGCGGTACAGGTGCTTGTGCTCGAGGAAGATCACCGGGTCATCGCAGCGGATCGCGGTGCGCAGCAGGCCGTTGGCGTCGAGAGCCGTGCTCGGACAGACGACGCGCAGGCCCGGGCAGTGCGTGAAGAGCGACGCGCCCGTCTGCGAATGGTAAATGGCGCCGCGGATGTAGCCGCCGTACGTCGTGCGCACGACGATCGGCGACTTGAACGCGTTGCTCGACCGCCACCGCATGGTCGCCAGTTCGTCGCGCAGCTGCATGTATGCAGTCCAGATGTAGTCGAAGAACTGGATCTCGACCACCGGCTTGAAGCCGCGGTGCGCCAAGCCGATGGCGCGGCCGATGATGTTGGCTTCGGCGAGCGGCGAGTTGTACACCCGCGCGCCGCCGAACTCGGTCTGCAGCCCGTGCGTCGCCTTGAAGACGCCGCCCTTCCCCTTCACCTTGCCCAGGTACTGCTCGCGCGAGACGTCGGCCACGTCCTCGCCGAAGACGAGGATGCGAGGATCGCGCCGCATCTCCTCCTTCATGGCCGAGTTGATGAGGTCCACCATCGTCGTCGGCTCGCCGGCGAACTGCGGCGCATCCTCGGTGTCGAAGGCGGCGCTCGTCGGGTCGACGTCGGGCGAATAGAGCGCCCACAACGCCGTCTCCGGCGCCGGCTGCGGCTGCAACAGGGCGTCGTCGGTGGCCGCGAGCACCTCGGCCTCCACCGACTCCTGCACCACCGCGATCTCGGCCT
It contains:
- a CDS encoding dehydrogenase E1 component subunit alpha/beta, with amino-acid sequence MAASPKTDRRAAHGLTRDQLLAAYRTMLLSRRLDDKEIQLKRQNKIFFQISGAGHEAVLTAAGFAFKTGYDWFYTYYRDRALCLQLGMTAAEMLYSAVGAAADPNSGGRQMPSHWGLKRANIVTSASPTGTQFLQGVGAAEGSLRAKLTGLTDGFAGDEVVFISTGDGTTSQGEFWESLNTAANLQLPVVYLVEDNGYAISVPVEVNTAGGSISKLVASFPGLYIQEVDGCDFVASLEVMKKAVAYARARKGPALVHAHVIRPYSHSLSDDEILYKPTHEREAEAARDPILTFPKWLVAEGHATEAEIAVVQESVEAEVLAATDDALLQPQPAPETALWALYSPDVDPTSAAFDTEDAPQFAGEPTTMVDLINSAMKEEMRRDPRILVFGEDVADVSREQYLGKVKGKGGVFKATHGLQTEFGGARVYNSPLAEANIIGRAIGLAHRGFKPVVEIQFFDYIWTAYMQLRDELATMRWRSSNAFKSPIVVRTTYGGYIRGAIYHSQTGASLFTHCPGLRVVCPSTALDANGLLRTAIRCDDPVIFLEHKHLYRQTYNKGRNPGPGYMIPFGKAKTLREGTDVTVVTYGATVQRALAAANQAADAGGPSVEVIDLRTLQPWDQETAYASVRKTGRVIVAYEDSISWGYGAEIAARIADECFAWLDAPVKRVASQDVWVGYAPSLEDAILPQTATFLEAYQEIVRY